The Rhododendron vialii isolate Sample 1 chromosome 3a, ASM3025357v1 nucleotide sequence aatgtgtgattagaaaatggtcaaaaaaagttatcaatttacggacatgccattttgtagaatagagggtagagatttatacaggaggaagagataaatctggagcgttggttatcttttggattcaaacacagctctgttttattatatagattatgTACATACACACACTTATAAATATTCAAAAATGCTAGGGGTTTTGTATATTCGGCAAAAGACATGGAATGGAAAGGGGAATTGCAAAGGGGTGAAAGAGTCATTACAATTTACCTATATATTGCCGTCACAACTCTGATAAGGGGCGATAGTTAATTTCATTTAAAAAACTTTCAGGGAGGTTTTGGTAACTACCTAGATACCTCAAGTGGACTTGTGTGTAAGTTACCCTCAATAAACTAGTATTTAATTAATCAAACAATTTTTGGGACAATCCAATCTCCAtcattgaccaaaaaaatgacTTGTGTTTCAAGTGGTGCTATTGTACATGTTAAGTTTTATTGAATGCAAAAAGCATTTGTAtgataaatatatatttttacagagccttctttattttattttttggggttttgtcTCTTGACATGTACGCGCCCTTTagtaaaaaccaaaaaccacgATTTGTTGTTGATAATTAGCAGTATTATAGCTAGGGTTTATTCAACTctgggaaaagaaagagaacagaaaaagaaattattccACAAATGCACACTCCATTTTCTTTCAAATGAATCAACTTGTCGCTCATCTCTTTCTCTGTCTCTAATTCTTCGTCCAGGTATTGAGATTCTTGTTAATTTATGTTCTCTTTTTCGTAGAACCAACCTATAGAAATTCATGTCAGCacatttaacaaatttttttttttttttttttgcaaaatgaaagtaattactcttccgagtagttacatacaaaaaaacaaaaaaactttcTTGGTTGTCTTGTCCTGACTTTCTTGGTGGGAGAAAGTCTACGCACACTCTCATTTCTATAATCAAACTTACAACTGATTTGTCACATTAGCGTATAGCTAGGCTCCAtaattttgataataaaaaacgTTCACCTTATAGATCTAGTGCacattgaaaataaaaagaaaaccgAAAATTCATGCTTATAGAGAATGTCGATAAATGCATGATcaaaacagggaaaaaaaaaactaactcaCACAGAAGATAATGCATGTGTTCTGATTACGCATTTATCGAAATCAAATAAATATGAATTTTGGCCTGACGAATATTTTCAGCGCGCTCTATTaggtgaacttttttttatcatcaaaacGATGGAGCCAATGTGTTGAAAGTTTGGTGGTAAAAATTGAAGTGTGAGTAGACTTTTCCTCGAATAAAAATGTCGTTTTAAAGTGTTTAATTTGTTCAGAGGTCAAATATTGTTTACTTACGTTATCggctgttttcttttcctccattaCGCACGCAGCACTTGCATGGTTAATTTAAAATTAAAGtcaaaagaaaaacgaaaagtTTACCCGTCAACGGACTAAACACTAAACAGTGGGGTGGGTTTCATAAAATAAATGAACTGTGGGCTGGGTGTATATTAACAGAGATTTGCTTATTTACGGAGGCTCTGTGAATCCCTTATTTACAGAGTAGCTCGATTTTGACCTTCTATTTCGGCTTTAGATGGTTcggatttaaataaaaaaatttcagagaAGAGTTTAAACTTTTCACCTAAAATTTTTTATTAGCATCCGGACCCTTCTACTATTGGACGGTCATGATTCACCTCCGTAAACAACAGTTCACGGAACCTtccgttaaaaagattttctcatatTGATATGGGTCACTTCACCGCATTTTTAAGTCCAATAGCTGGCTAGTTGCAAACTAATCGAAAGAACTAAAGTCTAAATACGAGAGTTCTAGAGGGAGAATGGAGTTGAATCCGTCAGATTCCTAGTGAAACGGTGTGCTTTCTGACGGGGCCCGCATGCAAATTCCATCAAGTTGCCATGCATGTGAATGTGGCAATCTATGCATACCTTCCATCCATAAACAAATTCATAAATATTAAcctatttatatttatatatgtacaacGTACATgagattttgttttccttttttgccaAAACGACAACGAATATTATTGCTAAATCCAACAGATTACTAGTGCCGGCCCCGACATTTATGTTGTCGAAATCCGACCTTAAGCTTGGTTGCCCACTTAGtattaagtataaaaaaaaaaaaaaccccatacaagaaaaaaaaaactcacaataacaataacaaaaacaagattatattgtgCCCTTAGCTTCAATTACATCAAAAATGAATCCTGGTTATAGTGTTTTATGATTAACACAATCtgattcaaagaaaacaacttctccttgcattttttaaagcaaattcttcaattaaatcatcgtAATCTAACTTATCAAAgtactcattttcaattgagatcatagCCAATCCACTTAATCTCTCCTGTGACATGGACATGGTAGTCCGAAGATATGTTTTTATCAATTTCAACTTCGAAAAGCTCCTCTCCGCCAAAGCAACTGTGACCGGAATAGTCAACAAAATTCGATAAGCAACCCAAACTATTTGGAAACCGCCATCTTTCCAATAAGactttataaaatcaagtatGTCGATCGATTTTGTTACTTCTCTTGgcaatattgttttcaaatgtctaAGTTCTTGGAATAACTCCTTCCCATAAATATCACCACGTTGTTTGTATTCCAAGAAACTTTCTAGTTTAGTGCAATGCTCCATCAATTGCTCTTCACTAACACTCTTGAATTTCGCgttaaacaaaaatccaaagatTGAGTCATAAAGTTCAAATTGCTTAAACCGGTTTTTAAGTAATGCAAGAGCTTGATCTATGATGTGGAGGAAATAAGAAGTTCTAAAATGCTCTTCTGGTGATTGACTTTCATGGGTATCATCTAACACATCCTCATcaaattgcttctttctttgaacaactttttttttgcaaatatcAGTTCAAAACCAACATTATGAGCAAGTTCTTTGGCTTCCTTCATCAAGTTTTCAAAACTATCTTCTCTAAGCTCttcaaagaataaaatcaactcTTTTATCCTTGTAATTGCATCTTCAAAAtccatcttttcttgttgaAGAATTTTGCTAACTTGATTAACTTTGTCTAAGATTTTGTGCCAAATACATAAGCTAATCAAGAACTCAAAATCCTCTAAAGCATTCTTGCACAAGCCTTTAGCTTCTGAAAACACAATATCTTCTTTAGAAACATTGACAATTTCGATCAATGCATCTCTTAATTCCGGTGCTTGATTTCTTATTGCTCTAACACTCTCAACATTACTTTCCCAACGAGTAACTGACAATGCCTTTGGTGTCAAACCCTTCACATATGCTCTAAGAATATCCCACCGTTGTGGTGAACCTGAAAACAAAGTATAAACTTTTTGCACATATCCAAAAAAGTCTCTTGCTTTCGCACTAGATTTTGCCATAACATATTGTGCAAGGTTTAAGCTATGACAACCACATGGAATATAGAATGATCTAGGATTTACATCAAGTAGCCTTTTTTGTACACCTTGATTTTTACCTTTCATATTTGAGCCATTGTCATAACCTTGCCCTCTTATATCATCAATGTTGAGTTTAAGATCAACCAAAACTCCTTCAAGTCACTTAAAAAGCCCAAGCCCCGACGTGTCATGAACCTTAATAAACCCAAGAAAATATTCCTCAACCTTGACTTTATTTTCACCCTCAACATCCACACATCTTATAACAATCGACATTTGTTCATCATGACTAAGATCCGGAGTACAATCAAGGATAACCGAAAAGTACTTTGCTTTTAAAATCTTCTTCAAGATTTTATCTTTAATCTCTTTCACCAACAAGCTTATcaattcattttgaattttgtggctAAGATAATGATTTTGAATCTCTTTATCTACCACACGTCGAAGGTGCTCTTGCATAATAGGATCAAATTCCGCAACAAATTCAATAAGTTGACAAAAAAGTCCATTATTCTTCTCATTAGTTCCACGGACTGGCAAACTATTTCGAGAAAGAGTCTTCACAACCCCAATTATTCAAACTAGTATCATCTTCCAACGAGCTCTCTCTTTGTCGATTAGATCTTCCATTTTCTTGTCAATTGTTGCTTTTTGTTGAAGTCCCTTTTGCAAGTCCACCCACCTCATGAGATTGGTGATATGTTCTACATTCCTTTCATGGTCTCTAAGCTTTGTAGGAAGGTTATGCCACTCACTAGTTCCCTCTCCGGCCAAACTAGTTGTCATTGTTTTATGCTTGAATAActtgcaacaaaaacaaaagactttGTTCAACTCATTTGAATACACAAGCCACTTCCTTTCTTATGCCACTCACTAGTTCCCTCTCCGGCCAAACTAGTTGTCATTGTTTTATGCTTGAATAActtgcaacaaaaacaaaagacctTGTTCAACTCATTTGAATACACAAGCCACTTCCTTTCTTGCTTCTCACCATTTGGAAGATCACAAATGTaaagatgggaagaaaagtGTCTCCCACAAGTACCTTCTTTTGGAAATGCATCATTCTCTCTTACGATCTTAATGGGACCTCGTAGAACTAACATTATCCTCTTCGAATCATTAATGCTTCCCCACAATCCCGGATCG carries:
- the LOC131321077 gene encoding uncharacterized protein LOC131321077, whose product is MAKSSAKARDFFGYVQKVYTLFSGSPQRWDILRAYVKGLTPKALSVTRWESNVESVRAIRNQAPELRDALIEIVNVSKEDIVFSEAKGLCKNALEDFEFLISLCIWHKILDKVNQVSKILQQEKMDFEDAITRIKELILFFEELREDSFENLMKEAKELAHNVDQALALLKNRFKQFELYDSIFGFLFNAKFKSVSEEQLMEHCTKLESFLEYKQRGDIYGKELFQELRHLKTILPREVTKSIDILDFIKSYWKDGGFQIVWVAYRILLTIPVTVALAERSFSKLKLIKTYLRTTMSMSQERLSGLAMISIENEYFDKIHF